From the genome of Eublepharis macularius isolate TG4126 chromosome 12, MPM_Emac_v1.0, whole genome shotgun sequence, one region includes:
- the LPCAT4 gene encoding lysophospholipid acyltransferase LPCAT4, with the protein MEGGSSPAGLAEAAAAAPNPFVHQLRLSPLQKVKFYVLGAVLAPIRVALAFIVLFLIWPFALLQVVGLPEETLQEPFSGWRNTVSHGSVYLLSRLMFFLLGFMRIRVRGQRASRLEAPILVAAPHSTFFDPIILLPCDLPKVVSRTENLHVPVIGALLRFNQAILVSRHDPASRKKVVEEVKRRATSQGKWPQVLFFPEGTCSNKKALLKFKPGAFISGVPIQPVLIRYPNSLDSTTWAWRGPGVLKVIWLTASQLCTTVEVEFLPVYQPSAEEAVNPTLYANNVQKVMARALGIPATECEFVGNLPVTVVGSLRVALEPRIWELGKVLRKARCLTGGVKSQLDLLPVCPSGRLGLTELAHCLGLAGPEDAEGLLNYFQQDTDGSMDSREVALALEALEREYDPQDLTSRAFELFSETRTGTGDCRLHQDGFCAILRLLLGTPRADGAELYSRLCRDHSQDGLTLDEFQDFSLRHPDYARLFSTYLRLPMARALTKPGPPPTYANGIPAASLKSKAD; encoded by the exons TTCTACGTACTGGGGGCGGTGCTGGCCCCGATCCGTGTCGCTTTGGCCTTCATCGTTCTGTTCCTCATATGGCCCTTCGCTCTTCTCCAGGTGGTGGGGCTCCCAGAGGAGACGCTGCAGGAACCCTTCTCGGGATGGAGAAA CACTGTGTCCCATGGTTCTGTCTACCTGCTGAGCCGCCTGATGTTCTTCCTACTGGGCTTCATGCGAATACGGGTGCGGGGTCAAAGGGCGTCGCGGCTCGAGGCTCCTATCCTGGTGGCTGCTCCACATTCCACCTTCTTTGATCCAATTATCCTGCTCCCCTGTGACCTCCCCAAGGTGGTTTCTCGCACTGAGAACCTTCATGTGCCAGTCATTGGAG CCCTGCTGAGATTCAACCAGGCCATCCTGGTCTCCCGCCATGACCCAGCTTCTCGCAAGAAGGTGGTGGAGGAAGTGAAAAGACGGGCAACTTCCCAGGGAAAATGGCCGCAG GTCCTGTTTTTCCCAGAGGGAACCTGCTCAAACAAGAAAGCCTTATTGAAGTTTAAACCAG GTGCCTTTATATCTGGCGTCCCCATCCAGCCGGTCCTTATCAGATACCCCAACAGTCTG GATTCAACAACCTGGGCCTGGAGAGGACCCGGCGT ATTAAAAGTCATCTGGCTAACAGCGTCTCAGCTCTGCACTACTGTGGAAGTGGAG TTCCTCCCAGTTTATCAACCCAGTGCTGAAGAGGCAGTGAACCCTACGCTGTATGCTAACAACGTTCAAAAGGTCATGGCCCG GGCCTTGGGAATACCCGCCACGGAATGTGAATTTGTGGGCAACCTTCCAGTCACCGTAGTGGGGAGCCTGAGGGTGGCACTAGAGCCACGCATCTGGGAATTGGGCAAGGTCCTCCGCAAAGCCAG GTGTCTGACAGGGGGCGTCAAGAGCCAGTTGGATCTACTGCCTGTTTGTCCATCAGGGCGGCTAGGGCTGACAGAGCTGGCCCATTGTTTGGGGCTGGCCGGCCCTGAGGATGCGGAGGGGCTCTTGAACTATTTTCAACAG GACACTGATGGAAGTATGGACTCCCGGGAAGTGGCCCTGGCCTTGGAAGCATTAGAGAGGGAGTATGACCCCCAGGATCTGACAAGCCGTGCCTTTGAG CTGTTCTCAGAGACGCGCACTGGGACGGGGGACTGCCGGCTGCACCAAGATGGATTCTGTGCTATTTTGCGTCTACTACTCGGTACACCCAGAGCAGATGGGGCTGAACTCTATAGTCGGCTCTGCAGGGACCACAGCCAGGATGGACTCACCCTTG ATGAGTTCCAGGATTTCTCTCTCCGTCACCCTGACTATGCCCGCCTGTTTAGCACGTATTTACGCCTCCCCATGGCCCGCGCTCTGACCAAGCCGGGCCCCCCACCCACCTACGCTAACGGCATCCCTGCAGCCTCTCTCAAAAGCAAGGCAGACTGA